One stretch of Leucoraja erinacea ecotype New England unplaced genomic scaffold, Leri_hhj_1 Leri_971S, whole genome shotgun sequence DNA includes these proteins:
- the LOC129695169 gene encoding histone H4: MSGRGKGGKGLGKGGAKRHRKVLRDNIQGITKPAIRRLARRGGVKRISGLIYEETRGVLKVFLENVIRDAVTYTEHAKRKTVTAMDVVYALKRQGRTLYGFGG; encoded by the coding sequence ATGTCTGGCAGAGGGAAAGGAGGCAAAGGATTAGGCAAAGGCGGAGCAAAGCGGCACCGCAAAGTGCTTCGCGATAACATCCAGGGCATCACCAAGCCAGCTATCCGCCGCCTGGCTCGGCGTGGTGGGGTCAAGCGGATCTCGGGTCTGATCTACGAGGAGACCCGCGGGGTGCTGAAGGTTTTCCTGGAGAATGTGATCAGGGACGCGGTCACCTACACCGAGCACGCCAAGCGCAAGACGGTCACTGCCATGGATGTGGTGTACGCTCTGAAACGACAGGGCCGCACTCTCTACGGCTTCGGCGGCTAA